The DNA region GTTAGCAAAGAATGGATCTTAATAGtttgatgttatatttgttaatattttcgTAGAACAGCAAGATGGAATCATTAACGCATCAAATACTTGTAAAGGTTGTCTTTCTTAGAATGATGTGAAACTTAGTAGTCGGATAGCACTGTTTGGTGGTTGCTCAGCTTAGCAATGCGATGTCTTTTTGATGCCAACTATAAGCGTTTGTTATATCAGGGTGTTTGCAAATGTTGCGCACTACAGTATGTCTGTAcatttgatgaaaatgaaacGTAAGTTTAGTGGTTTACCTGTCAAAAGTACTCTATAAAAGCATATAGTCTTCACAAAATTTGcaattgaaatatgaaatttgtgtAATATTTGCTCTTAGTTGTGTATGCGAAGACCATGGTGAACACAATAAATTACCTACACATAGCAATATATAATGACCGTGTGTTCCAAATTGcatacatttctattttaaaccTGTGTCAACGTAACAATTACTATATACCAATGGCagaatgtttttaaataaagatCGTTCTCGCAACTCCTTTTGTAATATAGTTTGCATCCGctttattaaattttgttttaggAAATGCATACATTTCCGGTCGAGACGCGTATGCGGATGAACCCAACCTCATTTCCAATTTGAGGTTTCCTCTCATTCTCCTAAATTATTCCATAGACACAGTCGAGGTCAACTTATTCGATCACATCGtcaaatcaaaatcaatcaTCGCTCTAGTCAGAAACAATAGCAATAGACTTTATCAAGACGAGTTGTGTTTCTTCCGATGTCTGGAAAGGGAAAGAAATGCCCGAAACCTGGTCGCGACACTTCTGTGACGAGTGCATTGGTTGCGCCCCCAAACAGCGACTACAGGTTGATTCGAATTCATTCACGTCTTCCGGGATCGGTCGGGaccaattacaaaaaaatgaaacatcAGAGGAAACCAACACCTTTTGTACCTGTTCTCAGAAATTCAAGGGTCTAACGTGATGTTATTTCAAGGCGGTAGGAAACGCTTCGAAACACAAACCATATCTTTGCATCTCACCACCAATTATCCTAATGATTTCACAAACTACCTTAAACCGGCTTTTAAAACGTTAAAGAAACAGGACGCTTCCATGTCTGAGGATCTTTGGATATTCCAGTGACTCGCAAACTCTGAGACCGTACTCAACTTGCACTATAATACCTGGGACATTTTATAGACCCACCGACACGAATCCATATCTGTCAGTGTGTGTTCTAACGGATACATAGAAACACGTTGTTTCGGcgacacaaaataataaaaggAGAAGCAGAAGGAAAGTTGAAATCGTCTTTTTTACGGGAGAACATTCTAATAAAGTTGGAGAACACACGGGAAAGACCTATGAGGAATTGGAGTCTTACTGCGGCGAGACGATTGGTTTGGGGTTGACAATTACGGCACCAATCTAGTTCGAACATGTACTTGCAAGGCACCTGGAGCTAGCCAAAGCCAAGAAAGTGTTCAGAGTCAAGCAAAACAATCATCACGCTTGTTTGGTTCACGTGAAGTTCAAGTCTTTTGACATCACACAGTATCTGGCATAGACATTAATTTTCTCTTGATTTCTTGAAGTAGAAGAAGGCAAGGGACACTTTCCGTACGAAAGACTAGATTCATACGATAGACTCGATTGTACGGTCCAACTAACGAATTACCTCTCACTTATTCAGCAAGGTATTTCTCCCTGAAGGATGCCTATGCCCCAAGAGACGACCAAGAGACGTCCACTGCAATCTTTATCGAAGTATAGAGACCGTAGCACACGTGGAATGTAGATATCAGAGTTCACGAAGAATTGTCCGCGCACTTTGCACACCCAACCATGGCACCGGCGAAATACTTCGGCTTCTTTGCAGTTTTTGTCCACAGACATTTTTTCTGGAGGCCATAGGGAACACATACAGGGCCAAGTCGATCGATTGGGATTGGAAAAGAAGGTCAGACAGATTCTACTCGCCACTCTGCTTCTCAGATCACGGATTGAAAGTCATGGAAATATGAAGTACCTAAATGACAAACATAAACGCCAAGCCAGAGAATTCGTTTATTGTGTCTGTAATGCGCAGTGATTTGGTGACGTCAATCCTTCCAAATCAATCAAAGCAGAAACGAGGAAACTGGATGGAAACGATACTAGGACCGTATGGACATAGCAGACTTTAAATACAGCGAGATAGACACCGATTTGGCCTACATAACACTGTTGAGTGTCAACTTCGTGGTAAACCCGAACATGATACAGGGATACGTCAATCAAAAAGTTCCTGCTAGGTTCCCTAGTTACTGTTGTCGCAAACATCTCGTGTACTACAAAAGCACAAAAAGCCTATGAAAATAGAATACAAACGTTAGCTACACTAACAACACTTGAAGGATACTGTCAATTGTATGTATGCTTTTAGTATTTCTGACAAGGAACGTAACGATTGGTCAATCTTACAAGACGTAAGAAGTGGCAAACACTAGACATGTCCCTTAGAGCAGCAGCAGAATCGACGCAGATACTCTCTTACGAAATGTCATTAGATTAATGGAATCCGGAAGCTGCGACCTAGCTGTCTGTGAATGCAAGTTCACCTCCAATGGCTTCAAAACAATTAGTCCTTGCTGTCCTAGCTATGAAGAGTCAAGAGCTTGTTGATGACCCAACGAAAAGGTATTATCGCCACGCCTATGATCAGAGTGTCGTTCCGTTTTTTGTGTATGACTTCGTAAACAATATTGAAAATGATGCTTAGACCTATCTATCTTGTACACGATATGGATAATCAATCGTTTTAGTTAAATTGTATGTATTTTGGTTAACACTACTGTATTTATTCGGTCAAATTTATAAagtaaaaccatgcacataCATACCATGGAGTTTTCACTGTGCAGATGAAAAACTGCGAACCATTGGTGTTTTCTCCACAGTTGGCCATGGACAGAATACCTGTAAGTAACCACATAGAAATGAGCAACAACCACAGTAAATCATTAAGGACTTCACGGTGTAGACCCTCAGTGGTTATCACAGGAAGCGGAAGTGACGTCGTATAAATATTCACTATCCTAAGAATGTTTGAACAGAAGGATCATAAAGAAAATCAGTGTGTGTGTACCTGAGTGAAGAGGAACGGGGCTACATTTTTCTTGGATGTTGGAGTTGATAGATAAAGAGATGGGGATTTCCTGTAGCTCGCTGGTAAGAGCAAGGAGAGTCTCATACTGCTTCTTTTAATCCTACTAGCAAATGAAACAGGCCATATTCAAGGACAGGACCTTGTCAGCATGCCAGTTGACATCCCTTCCGCTTCCCTCAATTACACTCGAACTAATTTCATCTATGCTTCTATAGCTACTGTCCAAACATTCTCGGGGCGGTGAAGATCCAATGACCTATGTCTACATTTTTAATGTACTTTTACGTATGCACGGCGCATGGGTTACATCTTAGTCGTAAGATAGGAATCTGAGCCAAACCTCCGACATATGGTGCAGTATCAAGTGGATGTAATCAAGATAAATTCAAAAAAGAAACAGACCTAAGTTACTATAGACAGCcgtaaaatgttttacaataaaatgttttcataaaGATCACTTaaggataaaaataaaatatttcaaagggaattggtcaaattgtgttgactATATTCCATTTAGTGACTAGAAGATGGTGATCTTATAATTTGTAAGAAAACAGTCGTTATACAGGAGTGGCCGCTAGGACGGGCTTTATtgtatttgtaacaataattaaagatttaatttaatttaaatcgtATATGAACGCAATTTAcgacaatattttgttttagcaGGCCACAAAGGTGCGGCACTCCAAATGAAGAACTTGGCTGAGTTATGCTTTAAACTCTGATCTTGCCCAATGTTTGCGTGTATTACAATAAAGTTAGGCATTAAACATCATTGGGAGAGAACAATTATGTTTGCATTTCGAActtttattacaatattttttttaagtatcCTCCAGGAAATATATACCTGGACCAGAATGCTTGATGTCGAAGTTTTCGTCCTCAAACTTTCGCCCATATATACTCATTCCTCCCGTTCCATTTCCTAGAACATAATCTCCCCCTTGGCACATGAACCCTGGGATGATTCGGTGAAAATGGCTGCCTTTGTAGCACAGCAACTCCTCTTTTGTTTTACCCTCCTGGCCTAGTTCACCAGTGCACAATGCCCGGAAGTTTTCTACaacattataacattttatttgttcaaGCTAGATGTGGGTTCTTATTACACGTATCAAATTGAAAGTTTTAGAACAAGCAAACAATAACATATGCAGCAACATTTCCCATACTCGTGTCTATAAGACGTTTAAGATGctgaaatattatttaacatCGGGAACTTCTGTAATTCTCCATAttgcaggggttactatcactgtcgttatatccatcgTTTGAAATGTCatagtaaaaaacaaaatgataattagACAAACCTGAAAGCTCTGTGTGACAACAGATAAGAAGGTAGTTTTTACCTTCGATGTACATCAACATAATCgaataacaatactttgtatGGCTTTGAAGATATGATTATGCGAAGAATCAAACTATTATTTTTAAGAAGTAAAATTCCATGTCAATGTATATCGTTTTCTTCACTTACCGGCAGTGTTTGGTACTTTGTCAGCAAAAAGCTAAAATAGAAGCAAATTATtactttaaaattatatgtgccgtaacttgccgaaaatttggacatgttattttttcttcagttatctatttaaaaccataaattttattgaataaagcTGTTGAAACCATTcgaatggacagacaaacatatataatgccttataaacgttagttagaaCAAAAaggttatgcactgtgaaattcttgtattttatgccttatacatatttagatggaaacataccttcTGAAATAACtgtacaattactaataatactgtaaaaatgtgcaatgaaattggggacaacaatatggcttcatggtctgaccgtatgtactcatttcattaCTCTGacaatgttaatataatgatttttggcagtactgccaaaaattattttcagctATTTTGTTTAGTTGTAAAtaaaaaccaatgcattgaaagaattgcaattctcaaaatgttggtaacttttggagttgaataacatattaaaagctcttcttgattcgtgactatgaaaaatacggcacatatagctTTAAAGGAACCTTTTCTTCGGAGCAATAAATGATGGTTACTCATGTAGAGGTATGactaattttgtttttggtgcatgaacaatcagtacttcattccatataggacgtAGTGCCATGTAGATTATTTCCTGTCATTGAATTTCTCGATACACTTCAAATACAATTCAAACGGCAACACTGCTGTTTTCCTGTTACACACATTGCAAATGTACATATCATATGGTTTTCCATAAATAATGCTTCAATTTCAAAGTTTAATAGTTTGTGTAATACTGAACGTAAAACACCAGAATGTCAATGCCCccatataatttaatttgttgagattcagaattttttttcaatagggTGCATTCGACACtgaaaatcatgaaattttaatgtttttacctattaattatcattattgatatttcaacttaaatttcaatctgaatttccaaattcatattaTGGTCATCTAGGAATAtatacctgtcagaaaacagttttacttttgaaattcataattaatcaaccaatcagcggccgggtcaaaattctatcctgggctaaatcttgtatacacaggggccatttcgaaggtcttttttcatttcgttggttgttccctatacGGTATTCCTGACCATAATCATAACACGTGTAATCGACTTTCCAGCATGAAGGTATGGCCCTTTCTGGCTTGGTAGTTAATATTTCATAGTATGCTATAAGGTCAGCAAACTTCACGATGAAATATGTCTACTTTATAGTAAATGATAATTTAGCTCTTTCATCGATGACTGaggaaagtttaaaacttatgTTTTACAGTTATTTCAGCATTactctcaatatcttttgggtttatgaagtctTCGACAAAAAATGGAAGGACATTTTTCATAGATGAGGCGCATTGATAtattatccaatagttcagtttagCCAATGACTGCGCCGCTTTTAAAATATCCCGCGAAAACGTTTGTAaaatctaaccaatagaaatgagtatGGAATTAAAGTATACACTAATAAAAGAAAACacagatttcaatgaaattcaTTTATACAATGCATTTTTTAAGTGTCGGTTTTAAAGATTTTGTGCCCGTAGATTATTTTTAACATGTGCCTGGGGATTTCAAGGTCATTTTCAAACAATCTTAATAAGTGGGTGTCGTAAGATTGACATTGGTAATCCTAGCTTTTGTTCTGTCATTTATTATTTAAGTGGAAAACCTGAATGGTATTCCTTAGACTTAATATAGCGACTTCCGGAAAAATGAGctaaattgtttaaaatgttaaaagtaGTCTTCTTGCGGTAAACATAAATTTGCAGAAATCATTAACTGATTATGGCATGTAGAACATTGCAAAattcttaaaatgaaaaataaaaaggaaGTGTGCATAACATTTAATATTCTGACTTGATATTCATCAAAACTGAACATGTTTgttaaataaattgttaattaacaaaactatatacatggacaaggaAATAAACATTTGCccaaaacaataattttttttttcacattgaaaaaaaacatttaagatatccaatatattttatgtagatttcaaatatagaaaaaatgCTTTTATTTCTACAatgcacattacatttttaATACTTTATTCTTTGAACAAATATACACGTTTCATAATTTGTTGCCTTATaagaataaatgttttattatatgaattttaatgaatacttTACATACAGTTTACTTATCTTAAATCTTAGTCGCCTTTTAAAAAacaatgatttatatttatatcagaGAAGACTGCTAAGTTTTGCTTCCTCATAGATGTATTTCCTTAAACTATTTATCTTATAACTTCGTATACTTGCCTCAAATCTTAGTCGCCTTACATAAACaattattaatattgatatcttaGAAGACAACTAAGTTTGGTTGCTTCATAGAGGCAATTTATCCTATAGCTTCGCATACGTTCCTCAAATCGTAGTCATCATTTATAGacatcattaatatttatataaaaaaattccaTTTGGTTTCACAATTATGTTATAGCTTCACACACGTTTCTGAAATCTTAGTCGCCTCTACTGAACAATTTTTGATATTGATGATAATGAATACTACTAAGTTTGGTTTCTTCATAAAAACTATGGTACTTTATCCTATACATGTAACTCCAAATACGTACCTCAAATCGCAGTCGCCcttcaaaaacatcattaatatgtatatcaaagaagactactggattTGGCTTCTCCTCCATTTCTGTTTTCTGGTCGTAATGGTGATCGGAAACTTTACAGACTGTGTATAATAACCTTGTTCATCCGGCAGGaaacatatttgatttatttaacttatacatattgtacattcTTTGTATCGAAGAAGTTCACAATCTGCGTGTGAATAATGTGTATATTTCTTAAAAGGCTTACAGTTCGGAAATCTCTAGCTTTGTATATCGCAAGATAAGTATTGTCCTAATATTTCCCGGCCATTGTTGTAATTGACATATCAGAAATGAGTTT from Argopecten irradians isolate NY chromosome 5, Ai_NY, whole genome shotgun sequence includes:
- the LOC138324607 gene encoding peptidyl-prolyl cis-trans isomerase A-like, with product MEEKPNPVVFFDIHINDVFEGRLRFELFADKVPNTAENFRALCTGELGQEGKTKEELLCYKGSHFHRIIPGFMCQGGDYVLGNGTGGMSIYGRKFEDENFDIKHSGPGILSMANCGENTNGSQFFICTVKTPWLDGKHVVFGKLIEGFKTLKEMEKLGSDSGQTRKRVVIADCGQEAERSEDSDSELQEACSSNRK